From Oncorhynchus keta strain PuntledgeMale-10-30-2019 unplaced genomic scaffold, Oket_V2 Un_contig_29466_pilon_pilon, whole genome shotgun sequence, one genomic window encodes:
- the LOC127923381 gene encoding uncharacterized protein LOC127923381 isoform X31: protein MFTVNFTGLVPPPGQTRTEHLLVLLYSPPSWTDRYRTPLGPALLSSLLDRQVQNTSWSCSTLLPPGQTGTEHLLVLLYSPPSWTDRYRTPLGPALLSSLLDRQVQNTSWSCSTLLPPGQTGTEHLLVLLYSPPSWTDRYRTPLGPALLSSLLDRQVQNTSWSCSTLLPPGQTGTEHLLVLLYSPPSWTDRYRTPLGPALLSSLLDRQVQNTSWSCSTLLPPGQTGTEHLLVLLYSPPSWTDRYRTPLGPALLSSLLDRQVQNTSWSSSTLLPPGQTGTEHLLVLLYSPPSWTDRYRTPLGPALLSSLLDRQVQNTSWSCSTLLPPGQTGTEHLLVLLYSPPSWTDRYRTPLGPALLSSLLDRQVQNTSWSSSTLLPPGQTGTEHLLVLLYSPPSWTDRYRTPLGPPLLSSLLDRQVQNTSWSCSTLLPPGQTGTEHLLVLLYSPPSWTDRYRTPLGPALLSSLLDRQVQNTSWSCSTLLPPGQTLLDRQVQNTSWSSSTLLPPGQTGTEHLLVLLYSPPSWTDRYRTPLGPPLLSSLLDRQVQNTSWSCSTLLPPGQTGTEHLLVLLYSPPSWTDRYRTPLGPPLLSSLLDRQVQNTSWSCSTLLPPGQTGTEHLLVLLYSPPSWTDRYRTPLGPALLSSLLDRQVQNTSWSCSTLLPPGQTGTEHLLVLLYSPPSWTDRYRTPLGPALLSSLLDRQVQNTSWSSSTLLPPGQTGTEHLLVLLYSPPSWTDRYRTPLGPALLSSLLDRQVQNTSWSCSTLLPPGQTGTEHLLVLLYSPPSWTDRYRTPLGPPLLSSLLDRQVQNTSWSCSTLLPPGQTGTEHLLVLLYSPPSWTDRYRTPLGPALLSSLLDRQVQNTSWSCSTLLPPGQTGTEHQPLFSGKESFCPPTSLLF from the exons atgtttactgttaattttacaGGCCTTGTCCCCCCTCCTGGACAGACACGTAcggaacacctcttggtcctgctctactctcctccctcctggacagacaggtacagaacacctcttggtcctgctctactctcctccctcctggacagacaggtacagaacacctcttggtcctgctctactctcctccctcctggacagacag gtacagaacacctcttggtcctgctctactctcctccctcctggacagacaggtacagaacacctcttggtcctgctctactctcctccctcctggacagacag gtacagaacacctcttggtcctgctctactctcctccctcctggacagacaggtacagaacacctcttggtcctgctctactctcctccctcctggacagacaggtacagaacacctcttggtcctgctctactctcctccctcctggacagacaggtacagaacacctcttggtcctgctctactctcctccctcctggacagacaggtacagaacacctcttggtcctcctctactctcctccctcctggacagacaggtacagaacacctcttggtcctgctctactctcctccctcctggacagacaggtacagaacacctcttggtcctgctctactctcctccctcctggacagacaggtacagaacacctcttggtcctcctctactctcctccctcctggacagacaggtacagaacacctcttggtcctgctctactctcctccctcctggacagacaggtacagaacacctcttggtcctcctctactctcctccctcctggacagacag gtacagaacacctcttggtcctcctctactctcctccctcctggacagacaggtacagaacacctcttggtcctgctctactctcctccctcctggacagacaggtacagaacacctcttggtcctgctctactctcctccctcctggacagacaggtacagaacacctcttggtcctcctctactctcctccctcctggacagacaggtacagaacacctcttggtcctgctctactctcctccctcctggacagacag gtacagaacacctcttggtcctcctctactctcctccctcctggacagacaggtacagaacacctcttggtcctgctctactctcctccctcctggacagacaggtacagaacacctcttggtcctcctctactctcctccctcctggacagacaggtacagaacacctcttggtcctgctctactctcctccctcctggacagacaggtacagaacacctcttggtcctcctctactctcctccctcctggacagacaggtacagaacacctcttggtcctgctctactctcctccctcctggacagacaggtacagaacacctcttggtcctgctctactctcctccctcctggacagaccctcctggacagacaggtacagaacacctcttggtcctcctctactctcctccctcctggacagacag gtacagaacacctcttggtcctgctctactctcctccctcctggacagacaggtacagaacacctcttggtcctcctctactctcctccctcctggacagacag gtacagaacacctcttggtcctgctctactctcctccctcctggacagacaggtacagaacacctcttggtcctgctctactctcctccctcctggacagacaggtacagaacacctcttggtcctcctctactctcctccctcctggacagacaggtacagaacacctcttggtcctgctctactctcctccctcctggacagacaggtacagaacacctcttggtcctgctctactctcctccctcctggacagacaggtacagaacacctcttggtcctgctctactctcctccctcctggacagacaggtacagaacacctcttggtcctgctctactctcctccctcctggacagacaggtacagaacacctcttggtcctgctctactctcctccctcctggacagacaggtacagaacacctcttggtcctgctctactctcctccctcctggacagacag gtacagaacacctcttggtcctcctctactctcctccctcctggacagacaggtacagaacacctcttggtcctgctctactctcctccctcctggacagacaggtacagaacacctcttggtcctgctctactctcctccctcctggacagacaggtacagaacacctcttggtcctgctctactctcctccctcctggacagacag gtacagaacacctcttggtcctcctctactctcctccctcctggacagacag gtacagaacacctcttggtcctcctctactctcctccctcctggacagacaggtacagaacacctcttggtcctgctctactctcctccctcctggacagacaggtacagaacacctcttggtcctgctctactctcctccctcctggacagacaggtacagaacacctcttggtcctgctctactctcctccctcctggacagacaggtacagaacacctcttggtcctgctctactctcctccctcctggacagacag gtacagaacaccagCCTCTCTTTTCCGGGAAAGAAAGTTTCTGTCCACCAACATCTCTTCTGTTTTGA
- the LOC127923381 gene encoding uncharacterized protein LOC127923381 isoform X32, which yields MFTVNFTGLVPPPGQTRTEHLLVLLYSPPSWTDRYRTPLGPALLSSLLDRQVQNTSWSCSTLLPPGQTGTEHLLVLLYSPPSWTDRYRTPLGPALLSSLLDRQVQNTSWSCSTLLPPGQTGTEHLLVLLYSPPSWTDRYRTPLGPALLSSLLDRQVQNTSWSCSTLLPPGQTGTEHLLVLLYSPPSWTDRYRTPLGPALLSSLLDRQVQNTSWSCSTLLPPGQTGTEHLLVLLYSPPSWTDRYRTPLGPALLSSLLDRQVQNTSWSSSTLLPPGQTGTEHLLVLLYSPPSWTDRYRTPLGPALLSSLLDRQVQNTSWSCSTLLPPGQTGTEHLLVLLYSPPSWTDRYRTPLGPALLSSLLDRQVQNTSWSSSTLLPPGQTGTEHLLVLLYSPPSWTDRYRTPLGPPLLSSLLDRQVQNTSWSCSTLLPPGQTGTEHLLVLLYSPPSWTDRYRTPLGPALLSSLLDRQVQNTSWSCSTLLPPGQTLLDRQVQNTSWSSSTLLPPGQTGTEHLLVLLYSPPSWTDRYRTPLGPPLLSSLLDRQVQNTSWSCSTLLPPGQTGTEHLLVLLYSPPSWTDRYRTPLGPPLLSSLLDRQVQNTSWSCSTLLPPGQTGTEHLLVLLYSPPSWTDRYRTPLGPALLSSLLDRQVQNTSWSCSTLLPPGQTGTEHLLVLLYSPPSWTDRYRTPLGPALLSSLLDRQVQNTSWSSSTLLPPGQTGTEHLLVLLYSPPSWTDRYRTPLGPALLSSLLDRQVQNTSWSCSTLLPPGQTGTEHLLVLLYSPPSWTDRYRTPLGPALLSSLLDRQVQNTSWSCSTLLPPGQTGTEHLLVLLYSPPSWTDRYRTPLGPALLSSLLDRQVQNTSWSCSTLLPPGQTGTEHQPLFSGKESFCPPTSLLF from the exons atgtttactgttaattttacaGGCCTTGTCCCCCCTCCTGGACAGACACGTAcggaacacctcttggtcctgctctactctcctccctcctggacagacaggtacagaacacctcttggtcctgctctactctcctccctcctggacagacaggtacagaacacctcttggtcctgctctactctcctccctcctggacagacag gtacagaacacctcttggtcctgctctactctcctccctcctggacagacaggtacagaacacctcttggtcctgctctactctcctccctcctggacagacag gtacagaacacctcttggtcctgctctactctcctccctcctggacagacaggtacagaacacctcttggtcctgctctactctcctccctcctggacagacaggtacagaacacctcttggtcctgctctactctcctccctcctggacagacaggtacagaacacctcttggtcctgctctactctcctccctcctggacagacaggtacagaacacctcttggtcctcctctactctcctccctcctggacagacaggtacagaacacctcttggtcctgctctactctcctccctcctggacagacaggtacagaacacctcttggtcctgctctactctcctccctcctggacagacaggtacagaacacctcttggtcctcctctactctcctccctcctggacagacaggtacagaacacctcttggtcctgctctactctcctccctcctggacagacaggtacagaacacctcttggtcctcctctactctcctccctcctggacagacag gtacagaacacctcttggtcctcctctactctcctccctcctggacagacaggtacagaacacctcttggtcctgctctactctcctccctcctggacagacaggtacagaacacctcttggtcctgctctactctcctccctcctggacagacaggtacagaacacctcttggtcctcctctactctcctccctcctggacagacaggtacagaacacctcttggtcctgctctactctcctccctcctggacagacag gtacagaacacctcttggtcctcctctactctcctccctcctggacagacaggtacagaacacctcttggtcctgctctactctcctccctcctggacagacaggtacagaacacctcttggtcctcctctactctcctccctcctggacagacaggtacagaacacctcttggtcctgctctactctcctccctcctggacagacaggtacagaacacctcttggtcctcctctactctcctccctcctggacagacaggtacagaacacctcttggtcctgctctactctcctccctcctggacagacaggtacagaacacctcttggtcctgctctactctcctccctcctggacagaccctcctggacagacaggtacagaacacctcttggtcctcctctactctcctccctcctggacagacag gtacagaacacctcttggtcctgctctactctcctccctcctggacagacaggtacagaacacctcttggtcctcctctactctcctccctcctggacagacag gtacagaacacctcttggtcctgctctactctcctccctcctggacagacaggtacagaacacctcttggtcctgctctactctcctccctcctggacagacaggtacagaacacctcttggtcctcctctactctcctccctcctggacagacaggtacagaacacctcttggtcctgctctactctcctccctcctggacagacaggtacagaacacctcttggtcctgctctactctcctccctcctggacagacaggtacagaacacctcttggtcctgctctactctcctccctcctggacagacaggtacagaacacctcttggtcctgctctactctcctccctcctggacagacaggtacagaacacctcttggtcctgctctactctcctccctcctggacagacaggtacagaacacctcttggtcctgctctactctcctccctcctggacagacag gtacagaacacctcttggtcctcctctactctcctccctcctggacagacaggtacagaacacctcttggtcctgctctactctcctccctcctggacagacaggtacagaacacctcttggtcctgctctactctcctccctcctggacagacaggtacagaacacctcttggtcctgctctactctcctccctcctggacagacag gtacagaacacctcttggtcctcctctactctcctccctcctggacagacag gtacagaacacctcttggtcctgctctactctcctccctcctggacagacaggtacagaacacctcttggtcctgctctactctcctccctcctggacagacaggtacagaacacctcttggtcctgctctactctcctccctcctggacagacaggtacagaacacctcttggtcctgctctactctcctccctcctggacagacaggtacagaacacctcttggtcctgctctactctcctccctcctggacagacag gtacagaacaccagCCTCTCTTTTCCGGGAAAGAAAGTTTCTGTCCACCAACATCTCTTCTGTTTTGA
- the LOC127923381 gene encoding uncharacterized protein LOC127923381 isoform X20: MFTVNFTGLVPPPGQTRTEHLLVLLYSPPSWTDRYRTPLGPALLSSLLDRQVQNTSWSCSTLLPPGQTGTEHLLVLLYSPPSWTDRYRTPLGPALLSSLLDRQVQNTSWSCSTLLPPGQTGTEHLLVLLYSPPSWTDRYRTPLGPALLSSLLDRQVQNTSWSCSTLLPPGQTGTEHLLVLLYSPPSWTDRYRTPLGPALLSSLLDRQVQNTSWSCSTLLPPGQTGTEHLLVLLYSPPSWTDRYRTPLGPALLSSLLDRQVQNTSWSSSTLLPPGQTGTEHLLVLLYSPPSWTDRYRTPLGPPLLSSLLDRQVQNTSWSCSTLLPPGQTGTEHLLVLLYSPPSWTDRYRTPLGPPLLSSLLDRQVQNTSWSCSTLLPPGQTGTEHLLVLLYSPPSWTDRYRTPLGPALLSSLLDRQVQNTSWSSSTLLPPGQTGTEHLLVLLYSPPSWTDRYRTPLGPPLLSSLLDRQVQNTSWSCSTLLPPGQTGTEHLLVLLYSPPSWTDRYRTPLGPALLSSLLDRQVQNTSWSCSTLLPPGQTGTEHLLVLLYSPPSWTDRYRTPLGPALLSSLLDRQVQNTSWSCSTLLPPGQTGTEHLLVLLYSPPSWTDRYRTPLGPALLSSLLDRQVQNTSWSCSTLLPPGQTGTEHLLVLLYSPPSWTDRYRTPLGPALLSSLLDRQVQNTSWSCSTLLPPGQTGTEHLLVLLYSPPSWTDRYRTPLGPPLLSSLLDRQVQNTSWSCSTLLPPGQTGTEHLLVLLYSPPSWTDRYRTPLGPALLSSLLDRQVQNTSWSSSTLLPPGQTGTEHLLVLLYSPPSWTDRYRTPLGPALLSSLLDRQVQNTSWSSSTLLPPGQTGTEHLLVLLYSPPSWTDRYRTPLGPALLSSLLDRQVQNTSWSCSTLLPPGQTGTEHQPLFSGKESFCPPTSLLF; encoded by the exons atgtttactgttaattttacaGGCCTTGTCCCCCCTCCTGGACAGACACGTAcggaacacctcttggtcctgctctactctcctccctcctggacagacaggtacagaacacctcttggtcctgctctactctcctccctcctggacagacaggtacagaacacctcttggtcctgctctactctcctccctcctggacagacag gtacagaacacctcttggtcctgctctactctcctccctcctggacagacaggtacagaacacctcttggtcctgctctactctcctccctcctggacagacag gtacagaacacctcttggtcctgctctactctcctccctcctggacagacaggtacagaacacctcttggtcctgctctactctcctccctcctggacagacaggtacagaacacctcttggtcctgctctactctcctccctcctggacagacaggtacagaacacctcttggtcctgctctactctcctccctcctggacagacaggtacagaacacctcttggtcctcctctactctcctccctcctggacagacaggtacagaacacctcttggtcctgctctactctcctccctcctggacagacaggtacagaacacctcttggtcctgctctactctcctccctcctggacagacaggtacagaacacctcttggtcctcctctactctcctccctcctggacagacaggtacagaacacctcttggtcctgctctactctcctccctcctggacagacaggtacagaacacctcttggtcctcctctactctcctccctcctggacagacaggtacagaacacctcttggtcctgctctactctcctccctcctggacagacag gtacagaacacctcttggtcctcctctactctcctccctcctggacagacaggtacagaacacctcttggtcctgctctactctcctccctcctggacagacaggtacagaacacctcttggtcctgctctactctcctccctcctggacagacaggtacagaacacctcttggtcctcctctactctcctccctcctggacagacaggtacagaacacctcttggtcctgctctactctcctccctcctggacagacag gtacagaacacctcttggtcctcctctactctcctccctcctggacagacaggtacagaacacctcttggtcctgctctactctcctccctcctggacagacaggtacagaacacctcttggtcctcctctactctcctccctcctggacagacaggtacagaacacctcttggtcctgctctactctcctccctcctggacagacaggtacagaacacctcttggtcctcctctactctcctccctcctggacagacaggtacagaacacctcttggtcctgctctactctcctccctcctggacagacag gtacagaacacctcttggtcctcctctactctcctccctcctggacagacaggtacagaacacctcttggtcctgctctactctcctccctcctggacagacaggtacagaacacctcttggtcctgctctactctcctccctcctggacagacaggtacagaacacctcttggtcctcctctactctcctccctcctggacagacag gtacagaacacctcttggtcctgctctactctcctccctcctggacagacaggtacagaacacctcttggtcctgctctactctcctccctcctggacagacaggtacagaacacctcttggtcctcctctactctcctccctcctggacagacaggtacagaacacctcttggtcctgctctactctcctccctcctggacagacaggtacagaacacctcttggtcctgctctactctcctccctcctggacagacaggtacagaacacctcttggtcctgctctactctcctccctcctggacagacaggtacagaacacctcttggtcctgctctactctcctccctcctggacagacaggtacagaacacctcttggtcctgctctactctcctccctcctggacagacaggtacagaacacctcttggtcctgctctactctcctccctcctggacagacag gtacagaacacctcttggtcctcctctactctcctccctcctggacagacaggtacagaacacctcttggtcctgctctactctcctccctcctggacagacaggtacagaacacctcttggtcctgctctactctcctccctcctggacagacaggtacagaacacctcttggtcctgctctactctcctccctcctggacagacag gtacagaacacctcttggtcctcctctactctcctccctcctggacagacaggtacagaacacctcttggtcctgctctactctcctccctcctggacagacaggtacagaacacctcttggtcctgctctactctcctccctcctggacagacaggtacagaacacctcttggtcctcctctactctcctccctcctggacagacag gtacagaacacctcttggtcctgctctactctcctccctcctggacagacaggtacagaacacctcttggtcctgctctactctcctccctcctggacagacaggtacagaacacctcttggtcctgctctactctcctccctcctggacagacag gtacagaacaccagCCTCTCTTTTCCGGGAAAGAAAGTTTCTGTCCACCAACATCTCTTCTGTTTTGA
- the LOC127923381 gene encoding uncharacterized protein LOC127923381 isoform X40: MFTVNFTGLVPPPGQTRTEHLLVLLYSPPSWTDRYRTPLGPALLSSLLDRQVQNTSWSCSTLLPPGQTGTEHLLVLLYSPPSWTDRYRTPLGPALLSSLLDRQVQNTSWSCSTLLPPGQTGTEHLLVLLYSPPSWTDRYRTPLGPALLSSLLDRQVQNTSWSCSTLLPPGQTGTEHLLVLLYSPPSWTDRYRTPLGPALLSSLLDRQVQNTSWSCSTLLPPGQTGTEHLLVLLYSPPSWTDRYRTPLGPALLSSLLDRQVQNTSWSSSTLLPPGQTGTEHLLVLLYSPPSWTDRYRTPLGPPLLSSLLDRQVQNTSWSCSTLLPPGQTGTEHLLVLLYSPPSWTDRYRTPLGPPLLSSLLDRQVQNTSWSCSTLLPPGQTGTEHLLVLLYSPPSWTDRYRTPLGPALLSSLLDRQVQNTSWSSSTLLPPGQTGTEHLLVLLYSPPSWTDRYRTPLGPPLLSSLLDRQVQNTSWSCSTLLPPGQTGTEHLLVLLYSPPSWTDRYRTPLGPALLSSLLDRQVQNTSWSCSTLLPPGQTGTEHLLVLLYSPPSWTDRYRTPLGPALLSSLLDRQVQNTSWSCSTLLPPGQTGTEHLLVLLYSPPSWTDRYRTPLGPALLSSLLDRQVQNTSWSCSTLLPPGQTGTEHLLVLLYSPPSWTDRYRTPLGPALLSSLLDRQVQNTSWSCSTLLPPGQTGTEHLLVLLYSPPSWTDRYRTPLGPPLLSSLLDRQVQNTSWSSSTLLPPGQTGTEHLLVLLYSPPSWTDRYRTPLGPALLSSLLDRQVQNTSWSCSTLLPPGQTGTEHLLVLLYSPPSWTDRYRTPASLFRERKFLSTNISSVLTSIP; the protein is encoded by the exons atgtttactgttaattttacaGGCCTTGTCCCCCCTCCTGGACAGACACGTAcggaacacctcttggtcctgctctactctcctccctcctggacagacaggtacagaacacctcttggtcctgctctactctcctccctcctggacagacaggtacagaacacctcttggtcctgctctactctcctccctcctggacagacag gtacagaacacctcttggtcctgctctactctcctccctcctggacagacaggtacagaacacctcttggtcctgctctactctcctccctcctggacagacag gtacagaacacctcttggtcctgctctactctcctccctcctggacagacaggtacagaacacctcttggtcctgctctactctcctccctcctggacagacaggtacagaacacctcttggtcctgctctactctcctccctcctggacagacaggtacagaacacctcttggtcctgctctactctcctccctcctggacagacaggtacagaacacctcttggtcctcctctactctcctccctcctggacagacaggtacagaacacctcttggtcctgctctactctcctccctcctggacagacaggtacagaacacctcttggtcctgctctactctcctccctcctggacagacaggtacagaacacctcttggtcctcctctactctcctccctcctggacagacaggtacagaacacctcttggtcctgctctactctcctccctcctggacagacaggtacagaacacctcttggtcctcctctactctcctccctcctggacagacaggtacagaacacctcttggtcctgctctactctcctccctcctggacagacag gtacagaacacctcttggtcctcctctactctcctccctcctggacagacaggtacagaacacctcttggtcctgctctactctcctccctcctggacagacaggtacagaacacctcttggtcctgctctactctcctccctcctggacagacaggtacagaacacctcttggtcctcctctactctcctccctcctggacagacaggtacagaacacctcttggtcctgctctactctcctccctcctggacagacag gtacagaacacctcttggtcctcctctactctcctccctcctggacagacaggtacagaacacctcttggtcctgctctactctcctccctcctggacagacaggtacagaacacctcttggtcctcctctactctcctccctcctggacagacaggtacagaacacctcttggtcctgctctactctcctccctcctggacagacaggtacagaacacctcttggtcctcctctactctcctccctcctggacagacaggtacagaacacctcttggtcctgctctactctcctccctcctggacagacag gtacagaacacctcttggtcctcctctactctcctccctcctggacagacaggtacagaacacctcttggtcctgctctactctcctccctcctggacagacaggtacagaacacctcttggtcctgctctactctcctccctcctggacagacaggtacagaacacctcttggtcctcctctactctcctccctcctggacagacag gtacagaacacctcttggtcctgctctactctcctccctcctggacagacaggtacagaacacctcttggtcctgctctactctcctccctcctggacagacaggtacagaacacctcttggtcctcctctactctcctccctcctggacagacaggtacagaacacctcttggtcctgctctactctcctccctcctggacagacaggtacagaacacctcttggtcctgctctactctcctccctcctggacagacaggtacagaacacctcttggtcctgctctactctcctccctcctggacagacaggtacagaacacctcttggtcctgctctactctcctccctcctggacagacaggtacagaacacctcttggtcctgctctactctcctccctcctggacagacaggtacagaacacctcttggtcctgctctactctcctccctcctggacagacag gtacagaacacctcttggtcctcctctactctcctccctcctggacagacag gtacagaacacctcttggtcctcctctactctcctccctcctggacagacaggtacagaacacctcttggtcctgctctactctcctccctcctggacagacaggtacagaacacctcttggtcctgctctactctcctccctcctggacagacaggtacagaacacctcttggtcctgctctactctcctccctcctggacagacaggtacagaacacctcttggtcctgctctactctcctccctcctggacagacag gtacagaacaccagCCTCTCTTTTCCGGGAAAGAAAGTTTCTGTCCACCAACATCTCTTCTGTTTTGACATCAATACCGtag